From the genome of Spirosomataceae bacterium TFI 002, one region includes:
- a CDS encoding Carbohydrate family 9 binding domain-like, whose protein sequence is MKKMYPLIILKRFCVLFVLFNIVSTSFAQDKKEYELHIDKAKGKIILDGILDENDWSLAAQAEDFFLTKPYDTSYATSQTHIKMLFDDEFLYVSAVVYQPKNGYTTASLKRDFENGSSDIIFINIDTFKDKLNGFHFALSPYNVQREALISIGNEVDNSWDNRWYSEVKNYDDRWVAEIAIPFKTLRYKIVAGQNTWGINFGRNDIKALEVSGWSPIPRNFKSSNLGFEGSLIWDTPPPQPGANVAIIPFVSAGVSQEYPRNVENLSLEKIVKDNNLGTGLDAKIGVTPSLNLDLTINPDFSQVEVDQQQTNLSRFELFFPEKRQFFIENSDLFGTFGFPNTRPFFSRRIGITRNPITGLAAPVPIIAGARLSGKINQDWRIGAMNMQTKRVEFGDDNFLPATNYSVLTLQRKVLQRSTIGAILVNKSNFGLSENADPNDKSNKVAGLEFNYYSLDNRWQVESYYHQSFTAVNQKGQNSWANYVGYNHPNIELNLGVSRIGENFNPEVGFVPRKGYLSIFRPQTFTLYPKNPSVSKKILSYGLATEGEDIYNLSGKKLDSETALYFFLNTQNKAVLNAGWYWQYTYLFRAFDPSNASDNPNPDLSRNVVPLPIGDYKANGFYISYETPKRNQVFGSADIYRGGYFNGNAVFANASIKVRFQPYVLFSSDVAYTNLQLPDPYNSISYLLFGPKAELTFSKKLFLSTYFQYNTQTNNTNINARLQYRYRAVSDIFLVYTDNYFAQEIGRYEIRPWMPKSRAIVFKMTYWLNV, encoded by the coding sequence ATGAAAAAAATGTACCCTCTTATAATATTAAAACGCTTTTGTGTTTTATTCGTTCTGTTTAATATCGTTTCCACAAGTTTTGCTCAAGATAAAAAGGAGTATGAACTGCACATTGACAAGGCTAAAGGGAAAATAATATTAGATGGAATATTGGATGAAAATGATTGGAGCTTAGCTGCACAAGCGGAAGATTTCTTTTTGACCAAGCCTTATGACACTAGTTATGCGACAAGTCAAACCCACATCAAAATGCTGTTTGATGATGAGTTTCTCTATGTTTCGGCAGTGGTTTATCAACCCAAAAATGGATACACTACAGCTTCGCTCAAAAGAGACTTTGAAAACGGATCGAGCGATATAATTTTCATCAATATTGATACTTTCAAAGATAAGCTCAATGGTTTTCATTTTGCGTTATCTCCTTACAATGTCCAGCGTGAGGCACTTATTTCTATAGGAAATGAAGTTGACAATAGTTGGGACAATAGGTGGTACTCTGAAGTAAAAAACTACGACGATCGCTGGGTAGCAGAGATTGCAATTCCATTCAAAACATTGCGATATAAAATTGTGGCAGGACAAAATACCTGGGGAATTAACTTTGGAAGGAATGACATTAAGGCTTTAGAGGTTTCTGGGTGGTCACCAATTCCAAGAAATTTTAAATCCTCCAATCTTGGATTTGAAGGATCCTTGATATGGGATACACCGCCACCTCAACCAGGAGCAAATGTTGCCATTATTCCATTTGTATCGGCGGGTGTTTCGCAAGAATACCCTAGGAATGTGGAAAACCTTTCGTTAGAAAAGATAGTAAAGGATAACAACTTAGGTACTGGTCTTGACGCCAAAATTGGTGTAACTCCTTCACTGAACTTAGACCTTACGATCAATCCAGATTTCTCACAAGTGGAGGTAGATCAGCAACAAACCAACTTGAGTCGTTTTGAGTTATTTTTTCCCGAAAAGAGGCAATTTTTTATAGAAAACTCTGACCTTTTTGGCACTTTTGGATTTCCCAACACTCGCCCTTTTTTCTCAAGAAGGATAGGTATAACGAGAAACCCAATCACAGGCTTGGCAGCACCAGTGCCCATTATCGCAGGGGCTAGATTGAGTGGAAAAATCAATCAAGATTGGCGAATAGGAGCAATGAACATGCAAACCAAGAGAGTGGAGTTTGGCGACGACAACTTTTTGCCTGCTACCAATTATTCTGTTCTTACCCTACAGCGTAAAGTACTTCAGAGGTCTACAATAGGGGCAATTTTGGTAAATAAGAGTAATTTTGGGCTGAGTGAAAATGCCGATCCAAATGATAAATCAAACAAAGTTGCAGGGCTAGAATTCAATTATTATTCGTTAGATAACAGGTGGCAAGTGGAGTCTTATTATCACCAGTCATTTACGGCCGTGAACCAAAAAGGGCAAAACAGCTGGGCGAATTATGTAGGTTACAATCACCCAAATATTGAGTTGAATTTAGGAGTCTCTAGAATTGGCGAAAACTTTAATCCAGAAGTTGGTTTTGTGCCACGAAAAGGATACTTGAGCATTTTTAGGCCTCAAACTTTCACGCTTTACCCTAAAAACCCATCTGTGTCAAAAAAGATATTATCGTATGGCCTTGCAACAGAAGGGGAAGACATTTATAACCTTAGTGGTAAAAAATTAGATAGTGAGACAGCACTATACTTCTTTCTCAATACACAAAACAAAGCTGTATTAAACGCTGGATGGTATTGGCAGTATACTTATCTTTTCAGAGCTTTTGACCCATCAAATGCATCAGACAATCCTAACCCTGACTTGTCGCGGAATGTAGTCCCACTGCCCATTGGAGATTATAAGGCAAATGGCTTTTATATCAGTTACGAGACACCTAAGAGAAACCAAGTTTTTGGAAGTGCCGACATTTATCGTGGAGGATATTTCAATGGCAATGCAGTATTTGCCAATGCATCAATCAAGGTGAGGTTTCAGCCTTATGTGCTCTTCAGTAGTGATGTTGCCTATACCAACTTACAATTGCCAGACCCTTACAATTCTATTTCATATCTTCTTTTTGGGCCAAAAGCAGAATTGACATTTTCTAAAAAGCTGTTTTTGAGTACTTATTTTCAGTACAATACACAGACAAACAATACCAACATTAACGCTAGGCTGCAATACCGTTACCGAGCAGTGTCGGATATTTTTTTGGTATATACAGATAATTATTTCGCACAAGAAATTGGCCGCTACGAGATCAGGCCTTGGATGCCAAAAAGCAGAGCAATCGTTTTTAAAATGACATATTGGTTGAATGTGTAG
- a CDS encoding CubicO group peptidase, beta-lactamase class C family: protein MKQALILALSFLSLLSCQQSSKQEVAITAELINETIRPFNGVCLIAKDGKVEYLKAMGYSDFENKTSLKTDDQFVIGSLSKQVTAVLVLKAVDNNALKLEDKVGQYINDFPFEVTIHQLLSHTHGIKKLGEPLVFESGTSFAYSNLGYELLGQVLEKVNQKTYASQANELFESLAMKNSYSPAEPNGRKAVQGFTRDSTKTIVKENFTFESYEVPAALLISTAEDLLKWNIALHEGTLLRKELYAKMINPTATQNHSLFGEVGYGYAIRITDKNGPKEIGHTGYVPGFISMNYYYPETKTSIIMLENLDWNDESIKNTFCHELRVKRILEGGF from the coding sequence TTGAAACAAGCTTTAATCCTTGCTTTATCTTTTCTTAGCCTTCTCTCTTGCCAACAATCGAGCAAGCAAGAGGTGGCCATAACAGCCGAATTGATAAATGAAACTATTCGCCCATTCAATGGGGTATGTCTAATTGCGAAAGACGGAAAAGTGGAATACCTCAAAGCAATGGGCTATTCGGACTTTGAAAATAAAACATCTTTAAAGACCGACGACCAATTTGTAATTGGCTCACTGAGCAAGCAAGTGACTGCTGTTTTGGTACTGAAAGCAGTTGATAACAATGCTTTAAAACTAGAAGACAAAGTTGGTCAATACATCAATGATTTTCCTTTTGAGGTTACAATTCACCAACTGCTGAGCCATACGCATGGAATCAAAAAGTTAGGCGAGCCACTCGTTTTTGAGTCGGGGACAAGTTTTGCCTATTCCAATTTAGGATATGAATTGCTAGGGCAGGTTTTGGAAAAAGTAAACCAAAAAACCTATGCCAGCCAAGCAAATGAGCTATTTGAAAGTTTGGCAATGAAGAATTCCTATTCACCCGCTGAGCCAAATGGAAGAAAAGCTGTACAAGGGTTTACTCGTGACAGCACCAAAACGATAGTGAAAGAAAACTTCACTTTTGAATCCTACGAAGTTCCTGCTGCATTGCTCATTAGTACCGCAGAAGACCTCCTGAAATGGAACATTGCCCTACACGAAGGTACATTGCTCAGAAAAGAGCTTTATGCCAAAATGATCAACCCAACAGCGACTCAAAACCACTCCCTATTTGGAGAAGTGGGCTACGGCTACGCCATAAGAATCACCGACAAAAACGGACCGAAAGAAATAGGACACACCGGCTACGTACCAGGTTTTATTTCAATGAATTACTATTACCCCGAAACCAAAACTAGCATCATCATGCTTGAGAATCTTGACTGGAATGACGAGAGTATCAAGAATACTTTTTGTCATGAGTTGAGGGTGAAGAGGATTTTGGAGGGTGGGTTTTAA
- a CDS encoding RNAse R, which yields MARKKKNEVKTQKEQIVAFLKSNTDRPYTFSDLGNQFNIYTEEDKLFFKLILEDLVDENKINQVGRGKYEIGNGQKSELIEGIVDHVNPKFAFIRYNENESDVFVDADKLNGAWDGDTVSVKIFPGKVRNGKNPEGKVEEILKRGKREIVGKIKVFANYALLKPDSRNIHDEIFIAKSNIGDATTNDLAIVKIVEYPTPYQQGTGKVIEVLGQAGDNDAEMNAIMAEFGLPVKFPDDVNTLAESIPVEIEAAEIAKRRDMRSTLTFTIDPADAKDFDDAISYKKLDNGNFEVGIHIADVTHYVREGTVLEQEALRRATSVYLVDRTIPMLPEKLSNNLCSLRPNEDKLVFSAIFELDIHGNVKNEWFGRCIIHSDRRFAYEQAQDVLEQENDSEEKVYFEVLTTLNTIAKTLRKDRFKNGAFNFESNEVKFQLDENGKPLGVYQKVRKDAHKLIEEFMLLANKKVAEFIFFGKYDEKVKQRVAKNPDNPPTMVYRIHEPPNPEKVETFAKFAAKMGYSVNTASQDTLSSSLNKLVSDVEGKPIQGVIESLAIRTMSKARYSTSPQGHFGLAFAHYSHFTSPIRRYPDMMAHRLLQHYLDKKAYASAEAYGTKCEHSSAQEKLAAEAERASIKYKQVEFMSYQDHDKVFDGVITGVTDFGVFVEIEGTGCEGMVRLADLNDDYYEYDKENYRVFGQRNGTIINFGDNVKVKIKTTDLEKRSMDLEMVEIKGKAVKAANGGRKYGNSGGRSSGRSDGKSKSRGRNVIPPKKGGRRKKK from the coding sequence ATGGCTAGAAAAAAAAAGAACGAAGTTAAAACCCAAAAAGAGCAAATTGTAGCCTTTTTGAAGTCAAATACAGATAGACCTTACACATTTTCCGATTTAGGAAATCAATTCAATATTTATACAGAAGAAGATAAATTATTCTTTAAATTAATATTGGAGGATTTGGTCGACGAAAACAAGATAAATCAAGTGGGAAGAGGAAAATACGAGATCGGAAACGGTCAAAAATCAGAATTAATAGAAGGCATCGTGGATCATGTGAATCCAAAATTTGCTTTTATACGATATAACGAAAACGAAAGTGATGTTTTTGTAGACGCAGACAAGCTCAATGGAGCTTGGGACGGAGATACAGTATCTGTCAAAATATTCCCTGGAAAAGTACGAAACGGTAAAAACCCAGAAGGAAAAGTAGAAGAAATTCTAAAAAGAGGTAAACGAGAAATAGTAGGTAAGATCAAAGTATTTGCAAATTATGCTTTGCTAAAACCCGACTCCAGAAATATTCACGACGAAATATTTATTGCCAAAAGTAACATTGGCGATGCAACAACAAATGACCTTGCAATTGTAAAGATTGTGGAATACCCTACTCCTTATCAACAAGGAACTGGTAAGGTAATAGAGGTCCTTGGTCAAGCAGGAGACAATGATGCTGAGATGAATGCGATCATGGCAGAATTTGGATTGCCGGTGAAGTTTCCCGACGATGTTAATACACTTGCCGAGAGTATTCCTGTAGAAATAGAAGCTGCAGAAATCGCCAAAAGGCGAGATATGAGAAGTACGCTCACTTTCACCATAGATCCAGCAGATGCCAAAGACTTTGACGATGCAATCAGCTACAAAAAACTCGATAATGGTAATTTTGAAGTTGGTATCCACATTGCGGATGTAACGCATTATGTACGAGAAGGTACGGTGCTAGAGCAAGAGGCTTTGCGTAGGGCAACTTCGGTTTACTTAGTAGACCGTACGATTCCTATGTTACCAGAGAAACTGTCGAATAACCTTTGTTCGCTTAGACCAAATGAAGACAAATTGGTTTTCTCTGCCATTTTCGAACTAGATATTCATGGCAATGTCAAAAACGAATGGTTTGGTAGATGTATCATCCACTCCGATAGGAGATTTGCTTACGAGCAAGCTCAGGATGTGCTAGAGCAAGAAAATGACAGCGAAGAGAAAGTGTATTTCGAAGTACTGACTACACTCAATACCATTGCGAAAACTTTAAGAAAAGATCGTTTCAAAAATGGAGCCTTTAACTTTGAATCTAACGAAGTAAAATTCCAATTGGACGAAAACGGAAAGCCACTTGGCGTGTATCAAAAAGTGAGGAAAGATGCTCACAAACTGATCGAAGAGTTCATGCTTTTGGCAAATAAAAAAGTAGCTGAGTTTATTTTCTTTGGCAAATACGACGAGAAAGTAAAGCAAAGAGTTGCCAAAAATCCAGATAATCCACCTACAATGGTTTATCGAATTCACGAACCACCAAATCCTGAAAAAGTAGAGACTTTTGCCAAGTTCGCAGCCAAAATGGGTTACTCGGTTAATACCGCAAGCCAAGATACGTTGTCAAGTTCATTGAATAAACTGGTAAGTGATGTTGAAGGAAAGCCAATCCAAGGTGTGATTGAGTCTTTGGCAATACGAACCATGTCCAAGGCAAGGTACTCCACTTCTCCACAAGGGCATTTTGGACTTGCATTTGCACACTACAGTCATTTCACTTCGCCTATTCGTCGCTATCCAGATATGATGGCTCATCGCCTTTTGCAACATTATCTCGACAAGAAAGCATATGCCTCAGCGGAAGCTTATGGTACCAAATGTGAGCATTCATCGGCCCAAGAGAAGTTAGCAGCTGAGGCCGAGAGAGCTTCCATCAAATACAAGCAGGTTGAGTTTATGAGCTATCAAGATCACGACAAAGTGTTTGATGGTGTCATCACTGGTGTGACTGACTTTGGCGTCTTTGTAGAGATAGAAGGCACTGGCTGCGAAGGCATGGTAAGACTCGCCGATCTCAACGACGACTATTATGAATATGACAAAGAGAACTACAGAGTTTTTGGTCAGCGTAATGGCACAATCATCAACTTTGGCGACAATGTAAAAGTCAAGATCAAAACCACAGACCTTGAAAAACGCAGCATGGACCTAGAAATGGTCGAAATAAAAGGCAAAGCCGTAAAAGCTGCAAATGGTGGAAGAAAATATGGCAATAGTGGCGGAAGGTCAAGTGGTCGATCCGACGGAAAGTCAAAGTCGAGAGGCAGAAACGTGATTCCACCCAAAAAAGGTGGTAGAAGAAAGAAAAAGTAA
- a CDS encoding GDP-L-fucose synthase, whose product MEKTSKIYIAGHRGMVGSAIARKLEADGFTNIITRRSAELDLRNQAETLEFLQTEKPDYVFLAAAKVGGIIANNTYRADFLYENLAIQNNVIHGSYLAGVKKLMFLGSSCIYPKLAPQPLKEEYLLTGLLEPTNEPYAIAKIAGIKMCEAYREQYGCNFISVMPTNLYGPNDNYDLQNSHVLPAMIRKFHEAKLENKPAVELWGTGKPMREFLHANDLAEACVFLMENYDGETLVNIGTGVDVTIKELAETIQKTVGYEGKINWNTDKPDGTPRKLMDVSKLNGLGWKHNIDLKEGIALVYEDFKNNFVRKM is encoded by the coding sequence TTGGAAAAAACATCCAAAATCTACATTGCAGGACACCGCGGAATGGTGGGCTCAGCCATCGCCAGAAAATTAGAAGCTGATGGTTTTACCAACATCATCACCAGACGATCTGCCGAATTGGATCTAAGAAACCAAGCTGAAACGCTTGAATTTCTCCAAACCGAAAAGCCAGATTACGTTTTCCTCGCTGCTGCAAAAGTAGGTGGTATCATAGCAAATAACACATACCGTGCCGATTTCCTATACGAAAACCTTGCCATACAAAACAATGTAATACACGGCTCCTATCTTGCTGGAGTTAAAAAATTGATGTTTTTGGGTTCATCTTGCATTTACCCAAAACTTGCTCCACAGCCACTGAAAGAGGAGTACTTATTGACTGGACTTTTGGAACCAACAAATGAGCCTTACGCGATTGCAAAAATAGCGGGTATCAAAATGTGTGAGGCGTATCGAGAGCAATATGGCTGCAATTTTATTTCGGTTATGCCAACCAATCTATATGGACCAAATGACAACTATGACCTGCAAAACTCTCATGTGCTACCTGCTATGATTCGTAAGTTTCATGAAGCCAAGCTTGAGAATAAACCAGCGGTTGAGCTATGGGGCACTGGAAAACCAATGCGTGAGTTTCTGCATGCCAATGACCTAGCAGAAGCTTGCGTGTTCTTGATGGAAAACTACGACGGAGAAACCCTAGTGAACATAGGAACAGGCGTAGATGTAACCATAAAAGAACTCGCCGAAACCATTCAAAAAACTGTGGGCTATGAAGGCAAAATCAATTGGAATACCGACAAACCAGATGGCACGCCAAGAAAATTAATGGACGTGAGTAAGCTGAATGGCTTAGGCTGGAAACACAATATCGATCTAAAAGAAGGGATAGCATTGGTTTACGAAGATTTCAAAAATAATTTCGTGCGAAAAATGTAA